A window of the Raphanus sativus cultivar WK10039 unplaced genomic scaffold, ASM80110v3 Scaffold0064, whole genome shotgun sequence genome harbors these coding sequences:
- the LOC130500944 gene encoding agamous-like MADS-box protein AGL23, translated as MKNTKGKQKIEMREVEDYEDRMTTFSKRKAGISKKLNEIVAQCDVEAALLVFSQAGKPHTFTHPSMEVAVGRVKSHLRNEPSGKDDTNTAGSLVEAYKRQKIEELKKRFVDLAEELEMGEEKEKQLRESKSEKKLEEKWWNDEGSSVEELKQMHQNFVELNVSLCGTATQEKDGDGSSSDLARRGYP; from the coding sequence ATGAAAAACACAAAGGGAAAGCAAAAGATCGAGATGAGGGAAGTGGAGGACTACGAAGACAGAATGACTACGTTTTCGAAACGCAAAGCTGGGATTTCAAAGAAGCTGAACGAGATCGTTGCGCAATGCGATGTGGAAGCAGCTTTGTTGGTTTTCTCTCAAGCCGGAAAGCCTCACACATTCACACATCCGTCTATGGAAGTTGCTGTTGGTCGAGTGAAGAGCCATTTGAGAAATGAACCATCCGGGAAAGACGACACCAATACTGCTGGATCACTGGTGGAAGCTTATAAGAGACAAAAGATCGAAGAGCTTAAGAAACGGTTTGTTGATTTGGCTGAAGAGTTAGAGATGGGAGAggagaaagaaaaacaattgaGGGAATCGAAAAGTGAAAAGAAGTTAGAAGAAAAGTGGTGGAATGATGAAGGCTCGAGCGTGGAGGAGTTGAAGCAGATGCACCAAAATTTTGTGGAGTTAAATGTTAGCTTATGCGGTACGGCTACACAAGAAAAAGACGGTGATGGCTCATCTTCTGATCTTGCGAGACGTGGATATCCATGA
- the LOC108812997 gene encoding aquaporin SIP1-1 codes for MGVVKSAIGDMLMTFSWVVLSATFGLQTTEIISAAGFQGIAWAPLAITTSLIFVYVSLFTVVFGSASFNPTGNAAFYAAGIPGDTLFTLAVRMPAQAAGAAGGALAIMEFIPEKYKHMISGPSLLVDVHTGAIAETILSFGITLAVLLIIVKGPRRLLAKTFLLSLATICFVVAGAKYTGPAMNPAIAFGWAYMTSSHKTWDHFYVYWISSFVGALSAALVFRTIFPPHRPRPRPQKMKQKKEKKPKKDKKQKKA; via the exons ATGGGTGTCGTGAAGTCAGCCATTGGGGATATGCTGATGACCTTCTCCTGGGTCGTCCTCTCCGCGACCTTCGGTTTACAGACGACGGAGATCATCTCCGCCGCGGGGTTTCAGGGAATCGCTTGGGCGCCGCTGGCGATCACCACGTCTCTTATTTTCGTCTACGTGTCCTTGTTCACCGTCGTGTTCGGTTCCGCTAGCTTCAACCCTACCGGAAACGCTGCGTTTTACGCCGCCGGGATCCCCGGAGATACCCTCTTCACCTTGGCCGTCAGAATGCCTGCTCAG GCAGCTGGTGCTGCAGGAGGTGCATTGGCCATCATGGAGTTCATACCAGAGAAGTACAAGCATATGATTTCTGGACCTTCCCTTCTAGTTGATGTGCACACTGGTGCTATTGCAGAGACCATCTTGAGTTTCGGTATTACCTTAGCGGTTTTGCTTATTATCGTCAAGGGTCCTCGGAGATTACTTGCCAAGACCTTCTTGCTTTCTCTTGCAACCATTTGCTTCGTTGTTGCTGGCGCTAAGTACACCGGACCAGCTATGAATCCTGCCATT GCGTTTGGGTGGGCGTACATGACCAGCTCTCACAAAACGTGGGACCATTTCTACGTGTACTGGATCAGTTCTTTTGTTGGAGCTTTGTCTGCTGCGTTGGTCTTCCGTACTATCTTCCCTCCACATCGACCTCGACCTCGACCTCAGaagatgaaacaaaagaaagagaagaaaccGAAGAAAGATAAGAAACAGAAGAAAGCCTGA
- the LOC108812996 gene encoding apyrase 1, protein MTAKRAIGRHESVSDKIRRHRGILLVISIPIVLITLVIVLMPGTSEYAGLKGGGSDSRKYAVIFDAGSSGSRVHVYCFDQKLDLVPVENELELFLQLKPGLSAYPNDPRQSANSLVTLLDKAEDSVPSELRPKTPVRVGATAGLRALGHEASENILQAVRELLKDRSRLKTDANAVTVLDGTQEGSYQWVTINYLLKTLGKPYSDTVGVVDLGGGSVQMAYAISEEDAAKAPKPSQGEDSYVREMYLKGRKYFLYVHSYLHYGLLAARAEILKVSEDSNSPCIVTGYDGTYKYGGTEFKALASPSGASVDECRRVALKALKVNDSVCTHMKCTFGGVWNGGGGGGQKNMFVASFFFDRAAEAGFVDPSQPVATVRPADFEKAASQACNMKMGEGKTKFPRVEEDNLPYLCLDLVYQYTLLVDGFGLKPSQTITLVKKVKYGEHAVEAAWPLGSAIEAVSSL, encoded by the exons ATGACGGCGAAGCGAGCAATCGGGAGGCACGAATCAGTCTCCGATAAGATCCGTCGGCACCGCGGTATCCTGCTCGTGATCTCGATCCCGATCGTGCTGATCACTCTCGTGATCGTGCTGATGCCTGGGACGTCCGAGTACGCGGGGTTGAAGGGAGGAGGATCGGATTCGAGGAAGTACGCTGTGATCTTCGACGCCGGGAGCTCCGGGAGCCGCGTGCATGTTTACTGTTTCGATCAGAAGTTGGATCTCGTTCCTGTGGAGAATGAGCTCGAGCTCTTCCTTCAG CTGAAACCAGGATTGAGTGCGTATCCTAACGATCCGAGACAATCAGCAAACTCTTTGGTGACTCTTCTTGATAAAGCAGAGGACTCTGTTCCTAGTGAGCTGCGTCCCAAGACTCCTGTCAGAGTTGGG GCTACTGCTGGTTTGAGGGCTTTGGGTCATGAAGCTTCTGAAAACATTTTGCAAGCG gTTAGGGAGCTCCTGAAAGATCGAAGCAGGTTGAAGACTGATGCAAATGCAGTTACTGTTCTGGATGGTACTCAGGAAGGTTCTTATCAGTGG GTGACGATCAACTACTTGCTAAAGACTTTGGGAAAGCCTTACTCAGATACGGTTGGAGTGGTTGATCTTGGTGGGGGCTCTGTTCAGATGGCGTATGCTATATCAGAGGAAGATGCTGCAAAAGCACCAAAACCATCACAAGGAGAGGATTCTTATGTCAGAGAAATGTATCTCAAGGGACGAAAGTATTTCCTATATGTTCACAG CTACCTACATTACGGGTTATTGGCTGCCCGAGCAGAGATTTTGAAAGTTTCTGAAGACTCTAACAGCCCCTGCATTGTGACCGGCTATGATG GTACTTACAAGTATGGTGGAACGGAGTTTAAAGCCCTTGCTTCTCCATCCGGTGCAAGTGTAGACGAATGCAGGCGAGTAGCTCTTAAGGCACTCAAGGTCAATGATTCAGTGTGCACACACATGAAATGCACATTCGGTGGAGTATGGAACGGTGGAGGCGGTGGTGGCCAAAAGAATATGTTTGTGGCATCATTTTTCTTTGATAGAGCCGCAGAG GCTGGTTTCGTTGACCCGTCGCAACCTGTGGCTACTGTTCGTCCAGCTGACTTTGAGAAAGCAGCGAGCCAAGCGTGTAACATGAAAATGGGAGAAGGGAAAACAAAGTTCCCACgtgtggaggaagacaatcttCCTTACTTGTGCTTGGATCTTGTTTACCAATACACTCTTCTCGTTGATGGATTCG GATTGAAACCATCACAGACAATAACGTTAGTGAAGAAGGTCAAGTATGGAGAACACGCCGTGGAAGCTGCCTGGCCACTAGGAAGCGCCATAGAGGCCGTATCTTCGCTATGA